Within the Streptomyces sp. R41 genome, the region TGCTCATGGCTGGAGAGTTGGGTCATGAGGACTGGCCGCAGGTGCTGGATGAGGAACTGGGTCCCCGGTAGTTGCTCGTCAGCCGTGGAAGTGGTTGCGCTTGATCACGGCCTTGCGGATGTTGACCGTGGTTCCGCCGCTGTGGTCGCTTGCGCTGAAGATCTGGATGGCGATCCAGCCGCCGAAGATGACGGCGGCGAGGATGATGAGCTGGTGGACGAACGCGGCCAGGGCCGCGATGAACGTGGTGAGCAGGACCAGACCACCGCACACCGCGCCGAACCCGATGCCTCCGAGGGCGATGTTCACCGCCGCGCGGGAGACGGGCGGCTTGACGGCGAGCGGTTCGGGCTGGGCGGGGTTTATGGCGTAGCCGGTGACGACCCGTCCGTCCGGAAGGACCACGCTCGCCACGGCTGGGACGCTGCCGGGCTGCATGGGCGCGAGCGGCGCCGGCGTCACGACGGCGGGGGTGATCGGGGTGGGGCGGTGGACTTCCACGGCGGTCACGGGGCCGCTGTTGGTGGGGTGTGCGGGGTACATGCGGAATCCCTTCCGGTGCACGGTCGGGGAGGCGGAGCCACCCTCTTGGGGATGGCTGTGGAGGGGGTCTTCGGGGGTCTGACCTGCGGGCCTCCCCGCCTCCCTGAAGCGGTGTTTTCGCTGATCAACGCGGGGGAGGCGGTCCGGGGAGGCGGTTGGGGAGTTCTCCCCGCCTCCCCGATGTGAGGGAGGCTTCGCTCCCCCTATTCGCCGGCAGAAGCGGAACCGTGGGCGTCGCGGTTGACGATGGCCCGGAGGACGTGGTCCTTGTGGACGACCATGCGTCCGTGCGATTTCTTCGGCTCCTCGCCTTCCGCCTCCATGACCCGCTTGAGGTCGCCGTTCGTCCAGCCGCCGTAGGCGTCCTCGTTGAGGGCGGCGAGCCGCTTGAGGACGTCGCCGGTGAGCAGGCGCGGCTTGTCTCCGAGGGCGGCGGCGATGTCGGCGAGCGGGTCGCGCTCCTCGCCCCGCTCGATGACGTGCAGGGTGGTGACCCCGTCCCGCAGGGCCTTGGCCCGGTCGGCGATGGCGTAGGCCTCTTCGGTGTCGATGTAGTGCGTGCGCACGGTGATGGAGGCCTGTCCGGCGGGAATGTCGATGCCGTCGGACGCGACGACGACCGTGCCCTTGTCGAGACCGGGCCGCAGCAGGTTCGGCGCGGCGCCGCCGTCGACGGCCTTGTCCCCGAGCGCCATGCGCGCCTGTGACTCGGTGCCGAGGGCGAGGGAGGCGCGGGTGTGGGCGCCCTCGCGGACCAGCTTGGGCAGGTTCTCGTTCGTCGGGTCCTGAGTGCCCTGCCACATCAGGACGTTGACCGCACGCCCCTGGTTGTGGATCTTCCGGACGGCCATGAAGTACCGGGAGTTGGCCTTGGACCCGCCGTAGGGCCGCTTGTCCTCGTCCTTGGCCGGGCACATGAACGCGACCTGCGCCTCGTCGACCAGCACGATCAGCGGCGGGAACACCGTGCCGGGCGGGGCCTGGAGACGCCGGTTCATCTCGTCCACGGCACCTTCGGCCATCTCGGTCACCTGCATGACGTGCTCGTCCGTCGGGCCCTCGATGAGTGTCGTGGCCAGTCCGTCGAACATCCGCCAGTCGCCGGCGCCCTTCAGGTCGCCCATGAGGAACTGCACCGACCGGTCCAGCGCCAGCCACAGCGCCAACGCCCGCAGGGCGGCGGTCTTGCCCTGGTTGGACAGACCCGTGATCAGGAGGTGGCGCTGATACAGACTCAGGGCCGCCGCGTCGCCCCGCAGGTCCTCTCCCCAGGGGGCGCGGCCCTTGGCGTAGTCGGCGGTCAGGGTGTCGTCGGTGGTGAGCGGGGACGGGCCGATCGGCTCGTCCAGCGCCCCGGAGTCGGCGACCCACAGTCGGACGGTGCGGGCCGCCTGCGGGATGGTGATGAACACTTCGTGCTCGTGCCGGGTGAGGTTCTCCGCGAGCTTGCGGCGCCGGTTCTGCACCTCGATCGTGGACACCCCGGACGGGAGCGTGACGTCGACCTCCACACCGCATCCCGCGATCCGGATCGGGCCCAGCATCGACGCGCCGGCGTCACCCATCTCCTTGATCGCGTTCCGCAGCGCGGGCACCCCGAGGTCGCGCAGGGCCTTGACCACGATCGACGGTGTGATCGGCTCGCCCTCGCTGTTGCGGACGTTGTCGGGCAGGGCCCATGCCGGTGCGGCCTGCTGGTGCCGGCCGATGGCCCACAGGGCGAGCAGGGCGAGGAACGGGCCGATCATGAGGGCCGGACCCCACACCACTTGAACGATGGTGATGAGCAGGTTGATGAAGTCCACCGTCGCCATCAGCGGGGTGACGACGTCCGTGACGTCCTTCGTCGCGATGGCCATGACGACTCCGAGGGCGACCAGCGATGCGATGCCCATGCCGGTGCTGACAGCAACTCCCTTGGCGGCATCGATCGGGGAGTGCAGGAGGTCCATGCGGCGGCGGTGGCGTGCCTCGCGGAAGTGTTGCCCGCGCTCCTCCCACTCGGCAGCCACCTCGTAGTTCCCCGCGGCTTCCGCCGCGCGGAACATCCGCTCGTAGCGGGAGGCGGTCCGTCCGTCCCACGTCCGCTTGGCTGCGATCTTCGCACCGCCGGCCACGTAGAGGGTGTGGCGGGCAACCGCGCGAGCAGTCGTCTTGGTGGTCTCGTGCGTGACCACGGTCTTGACCGCCCGACCCGAGCGCACCCACAGCGGCACGGACGCGGTCGGTGCCGGGTCGGGGACCACGGTCAGCGTGGTCACGGTGGCCGGCTCGGCAGACGGTTCGGTGTTCTTGTGCAGGTGAACGACGTTCTCGCTCATGGTTGGAGACACTCCTGACTGCCCCGTGTCCGGGGTGAAGGTGAAGGGGAGGCCACCCCCGCCCGGCAGCGGTGCGGGCGAGGGATTGCGCTGATCAGCGGCTGTGCCGGGCGCGGTTCTCCGCCCGGCTGAGCTGGGACGGGCCGGTGCGCGGGCCGTCGAACCAGCAGAACGGGCGGATGCCGTCGGCAGCGGTGAAGGTGCGGATGGCGGCGCCCGCCGGGGCATCGGGCAGGGCGTAGACGCGCCCGCCGTCGAGAGAAGCCAGCAATCGGGCGGCGTGGTGCTCGCACCCATCGGCCCCGGCATTGAAGGCATCCAGCACCGTCACCGCCACCGGTCCGCTACAGGGGGTCGGGTCCTCGGGGTGAGCAGCGGGGCAACGAGGCTCCGCCGGCGCCACGGTCACCACCACCCGGAGGACTTCTTGGCGGCCTTGGCGGCGGCGGCCTCGTTCACGACCCGCTGCCGTTCCACCTGGAGCGCGGTGATCTCCGCGATGAGCCGGGTCTCGGCCGCACTCCACGCCGTCTCCACCTTCCGGTCGGCGCGTGCGGTGCTGTTGCCCCGGGCGACCTTGATCGTGCCGGTGGCCAGGGCGCGGACGATCGCCCGCCGCTCGGGACCGCTGAGCGGCCACATCTCACGCTCCCGGACCGCTTCGAGCTTGCGGTTCGCCTCACGGATCCCGCGGTCCAGACGGCGGGTGTCGGGCTTGCCCATGGTCAATCCCTCCGTCAGGCCTGCGGGGCGAGGATGAGGTGGATGTCGGCGAGCCGGCCCGTCGTGCCCTGCTCACCGAGCCAGGCGCCAACCTCCCGCTGGACGCGACTCCAGCAGTAGTCGAGCGGGACGGTGATGGTGCCGTGGGCGAACGCGCGGCCCTGGCCGGGCACGGTCACCCAGGCATGCCACGCGTAACTGATGGTGCGGGGAACAGCATCGGTGCTGGTCACAGCGGAACTCCTCGGAGAGGTCGGGGTGTTCATGCGGCGCGCTGGTCGTCGGGGAAGGCGCAGGGCGCGCAAGACCCGAGCGAGGCCGGGATGACGTAACCCGCATCGCGACGGCAGGCGGGGCAGGTGCGGCGGGCAGCGTTGGCCTTGGCCAGCGCCGCCCACTTCGCCGCCGTCATGGGCCGGACAGGTTGGGCGAGGTCGACCCGGTAGAGGTAGGCGACCAGCGGCCCACGGCGGCGGCGCGGCCGTTCGAGCTGAGCGGCCACCTGTTGACCGCCGGGGCGCAGACCGCGCGCCCGGAGCTGACGGCGGGTGGCATAGCCGTCCGGGGCGAGGCGCCACCGGAACACCGGCAGCGCCGCCATCACGCCACGCGCTTCCACGCCGCGCGGAGGCGGACCTCGGAGGCGGAGTGGCCGGCCGCGCGGAAGCGGGTGGCCATCTCGCGGTAGGACAGGGCAGGGGTTTCGCTGTGCCGGATCTCGTCGACCAGTGCGTCAAGCGCCGCGTCGGTGAGCGCGGGCGCCGCGTCCAGGGTGAACACGGGCTCGATGGGGCCCCAGACGGGCAGTTGCCACCGGGGTGCGACGTCGGGTGTGACGCGGTTCGTCACGCTGGTCAGTGCCCTGCCGGTGTCCTCGCCCTCCCGCACGGTCTCCAGCGTCGACCAGGCCCGCGAGAGGGTCTGTGCGGTCTTGGCCTGGACGCGGGCGACGCGGGCGCCGGCCTGCGTCACGGCCGTCAACCGGGTCTCCTCCGTGACCGCTTCGGCCCGGAGCCGGGCGCGGGCCACGGCGGCTTCGTCGCGGGCTTCCTGCTGGATGCCGCGGATCGCTCCGAGCGCGTTCGGGGTGAGCGCGGTGCGCTCCCACAGGCCGTGCACCAGCCACAGCGCTTTGGCCGCGATGGGCAGCCAGGCCACGGCCAGCCAGGCGCCGGTGGACTCTTCAGCGGTGAGCGCGTGCGCCACGAGGACGCCGGCCGCGATCAGGCCGAAGGACCAGCCGACACCGGTCACAGCGCGGTTGTGGTCGCCCTGTGCGGCGAGGCGGCGTTCGTAGGCGAGAGTGGCCAGCCATCCGCCGTCGATCCCGAGACCGACGACCAAGGCGACAGGCCACGGCATCGCCGTGCCCAGCCACATCACGACCACAGCCAGAGTGAGCACCATGGACACCGCCGTCATCGCGACGGCGGGAAAAACGGTCTTGGCCCTCACGCGGCACCGCCCGCCGTGGTGGTGGCGCGGTTGGCCAGCTCGCGTCGGGCGGTCAGCACCCGGCGGTGGGCCCGGCGGATGCGGCGGGCGTCCAGCTCGGTGGGCGTGCGGTCCAGGGTGATGATCTGTGCGTCCAGCAGGTCGATGTCCGCCGTGATGACGGGCATCTCGCGTTCGATCGCGTCCAGCTCCGCATCCGTCGGTTCGATCCAGTCGGCGAACGCGGTAACAGCCTCTTGAACAGTGACGATGTGCTGCATGGGTCGTGTTCCTCTCGAAGGTGGTACGGCCCGAAAGCGCCCCCGGAGTTGCCGCTCCGGGGGCGCGCGCCGTGTGAGGTGGTGGTCTGGTGCCGCCGTCAGTGCTGGCGGCGGTTGTCCACGGTGTTGTTGGAGCCCATGACCGAGTTGGTGACCGTCACGTTCTTGCCGATCACCCCGTTGTTGACCCGACCGGCAGAGCCGTTCTTCGGGGCCTTGGGCCTGGGGGTCTTGCTGTCTGACGTGACGCTCATGTCGACGCCAGCGAGGTTGACGTCACCGTCATCGGTGTAAGAGATGCCGCCCATAAGGGCTCCCTTCGGATGAGAGTCGGGACTGTCCCGGCTCCCCGTCACCGCACCTGCGAGAGATGCGGATCAGGCAACCGGCCGCCGCATGAGTGCGGCGGCGATCTAGGTCAAATGCGCGAGCCTGGGCCGCGCCGGACACCTTTTTGCGGGAAGTGACGGCCCGTCCTGCGCGATATGGATCTGTGCCTCAGTCCCGCTCCTCCGAGGAATCGCATCTCGGTCTCTTCGCGCGGCGTACTCGCCCTTGGGCAGATCCGTTCTTTTGAGTCGGTGCGTGTCCCTGACGGGAGGTGACCGACTGGTCTCCACTCGCCTCGGCCGGAGTCGTCACGGCCGTCGTATCTGCGGTGGATCACGCTGTGGAGTTGTCGTACACCACCGCGGATGAAACTCCGTTATGTGGCGCTTTCTTGCAGGTCAAGCCAGTTGCGAACACAGACGGTGAAGCCCCTCTGGGCCCGCCGCGCTGCTGTATTTCAGATTGACCTAGGTCAATCTGTCTGTCAAGAGGGTGCGCTGAGGAGCCAGAGATTGACCTAGGTCCAGCTACTCTCGAAGCCATGGACCAGAGCCCCGAAGCGCCCAAGCAGATGCCCACGGCCAAGGAGATCGCGGCGGAGTACCGCGAGAAGATCACGGGCCCCGACCGGGAGTACGCCCCGGGCGACCAGCTCCCGGCAGCCCGCAAGCTCGCCAAGGAGCTCGGCGTGCAGCTCATGACCGTTCAGAGTGCGTTCGGTCAGCTCCGCGATGAGGGGTTGGTTCTCACTCAGCAGGGCCGTGGGACGTTCGTCCGCGACCCTTCCGTGCCCCTCGGCACCGAGCCGGGTAGTAGTCCGGCGTTCACTGCCTTGGCGGCAGAGCTCAGCACGATTCACGACGCCCTCCACTCGCTCGGTGAGCGTCTGGATCGGCTTGAGCGGCTGGTGGGCAACGAGACTCCACCATCGCCGTGAGATCGTCCGCACGCCTCAGCAGTCGCTCGACCTTGACGCGCGCCTCGCTCAAACTCGCTTTGATCAAAGCGAGTTCAGCAGGAGTCATGCCTTCCAGCTCGCCGCTTCGCTCATTGATCCCTGACATGCCAATGAGCATGTGGCCGCGAACGGCAGAGGACCCGGACAGACTGTCCGGGTCCTCTTTCCTTGCAGATCAGAAGGGTTGACGACTCGTCATCGAGTGACTTCGTCCACTGCGTCCAACACCGCTTCCCAGGGGAGTTCGCGCCCTGCCGGCGCTTCCCGCGGTTCGTACAGTGGCCACACGTCCGGGCCGTAGACGATGTGCACGCCTCCCGCCCGGAGAGTCTCGATGTGGCGCTGCCATGCCGGGTGACGAGCGTGCGCCGCGTTCACCCGCGGGAAGACGACGACGGGCAGATCGAGGGTGCCGATGGCTTCGCCCACTTGCGTCAGTGCCTGGTTGTCCATCAGGCCCGTCGCAAGCTTGGCCACCATGTTCGCCGACGCGGGGGCGACCACGTAGCAGTCAACCGGGGGATGCGGGCGGACGTCGCCGGGCAATCGCGGCTCATCACGCACGGGAAGACCGGTCAGCTTCTCCAGCCGCTCAACCTCGCCGCTCAGCCGCAGCCACTGACCCGCGGTCGGCGTCAGCGTCACGGCCACTTGCCATCCACGGTCCATGGCGGGCTCAACCAGACCGGTGCGCAGGACTTCCACTCCTCCTGCAGCGGACCCGACGACCCCGAGCACACCACGCTTGCCTGAACTCACTGCACCGCCCTGCACCGTTGAGCCATCACGAACACATCGGACGAACGCGAGGCGCCGGTGACGGGTGACTGTTTGATCAGGTCCCTCAGCGTCTCGCGCACCCTCGGATTGTTGCGTACGAGCTGCGGCGACGTGCGCTCAGCAGTTCGCAGCTCGGCGAACGCCTCGTCGCCTTGTCCGGCGAGGGACAGGGCGCGCGCGAAGTCGATTCGGTGCGACACGCTCCGCTCCTGCGGCATGTGGTCGACGTTGATCCGCCCGTGCTCCACCACGTACGACACGTTGTCGAGGTCCAGCTCAACGGACAGGCGGTGAAGCAGGACGTTCGTGGGCCCAAAGCCGGTCTGCCAGTAGTTCTCGTCCGACCCGAGGTCATCCGCGAGTTCTTCGGCTCGGTCCAATAGGCCCGTTGCGGTAGGACGGTCCTGGTGACGCGCTGCGGCAACGGCGGCCCGCAGGTGGATCATCCCAAGCAGGCTGAGCGCTGCGGGGTCATTGTCGCCCACCTGGGACGACAACCACGCGGCGGCCGTGTTGCCCACCTCCAGGGCGTCGTCATAGCGCCCGTTGGCCAACAGTGCGTGCGTGCCGGACCGTGCAGCCGACGCCAGCACGAGAGGATCGTCGGACTCGTCAGCGGCCCGCATCGCGCGTTCGGCAGCAAGCCACGAGATGTCCGACTCGCCGATCTTCGCCAGTGTCGTTGCTGCCAGATGGTGCGTACGAGCCGACACCGCCCAGCAGTCGCTACGGTCATCGCCGCGGCGGGCGGCTCGCTCCTCCAGCTCCTGTGCAGTCTGGAGGAGCGCAGGAAGAGCGGCGATGACGCTGCCGAGTCGCCCTGCCTGGTAGTCGTTCCACGCGTGCTCCACACGTACGGCCACAGGGGCGGGCGTCGGGAGCTGAGTCTCCGCTTCAGGGCCAAAGAGCAGGCGCGAGAGTCGCCGCGGACTCATGAGCGCGTCGCGTACGGCCGGAACGTCGTCCTGCTGCTTCTCGTCCTCCACGAGCACGGTCTGCCCCAACAGGTCACCGAGAGGCACACGCAGGATGCGCGACAGTTCCGCGAGCATGTCGATACGCGGCGGCTTCCTGCGGCCAGTCTCGATCTTCGCCAGCCAGTCAGTGCTACGGCCGACCAGTCCAGCCAGGACCTCTTGCGTGTAGCCGCGGCGCTTCCGGTAGAACGCGATTCGTTCGCCGATGCTGAGGTGATCTCCAAGACCACGCATTGCGTGCTGCCTCCTGATCGAAGGGGCCTGCTTCACCGTACAGAGCAGGGCGCCGACCGGGACAGATAGCCTTCCCCAGCCTGCTGGTGATCTGAGTGTGAGAGGCCAGTTGGGACGCGACCCGGACAGACAGTCAGGGTCCGTCATGCGGCCGCGTGACGTCGCCACGGAACGGAGACGGTGCACTCCACCCGCGCGCAGCACGTATAGAAACTCGAACACATGCCTGAATTTGGGCTATGGCGCACATGACGTTCCCGGCCGATCTGATCGAGACTCCGCGCGACTGGATCCGCGCCTACGAAGCGCTGGCCAGAAGGCCACTCAGCACCACCGCGCTGTGCCGTCGCTTGCAGGAGCTGTCTTCCCGGCTCGCCTCACACCCGTTCTGGGACACGACGGCCGGCAGGGCGTCCGCTGCCAGAGTGGAACTGCGGCGACAGGCCAGAGCGGAGGGGTAGGCGTGAACATCAGGGGAGATCACCTCACGGAGCGAGAAGAACGCATCCTGAAGTGCATCCGGGAAGTGATCGCCGAGCGCGGAGAGGCTCCCACGATCCGGGAGATTGGCCGGAGCGTCGGCCTGTCGAGCCTGTCCTCCGTGGCGTACCACCTTGAACAGATGGAACAGCTTGCGGTCATCCGGCATGCCGAACGGTGAGGGTGGGGGAGGGGCATTGCCCTGGGCTAGCGACGGGCGTCGAGGGTCCGATTCCACCTAGACTCGAACATGTGAACGATCCGCTTCCGCTTACCCGTCTCGACCCGCTGCGCGTCCTGGAGCGCGTGCAGGAAGCACGACACCGCACCGCACCGCGAGGGCGGTGAAAGCCCGGGTCTGCCACACGGTGAAGAACTGCTCCCTCTGGTGCGCTCCGGCCTCGATGAGACCGGCATCAGCCAGTTCCGCGAGCGAGGTACAAGTCCAGATCGTCCTACGACCGGCCCGAACAGCCGAAACGGCCCGCCAGAAGCGACGACTGACCGTCACGAAAGATCGAGGCCAACGACCATATCGAGCCAAGATCAGATCGACCTAAACAGACTCCATTGGTCCAATAAATGCGACATTTGGAGCAAATGGGGCACATCGCACGTCCTGGATTGTGCTTCTAGGATGTTCGGTGAAGAAGTACCGTCGATTCCGTGAATAGGAATATAGCGCGCTTTTCCATAGTTGGAATAGTCGCAACATCGGTAATAGCCGCATTTTCGATAGGTAACGCGTACGCCGCCACTGCTGTCTCCGCCTGCAGCACCACTGGCTCTTCGGGTGGAGCCACTTTCGCCAGCTGGACCTCGTCACATGTCGACATCAACGGCATGAATGTCTACGACACGAAAGCGGACGGTCACCACGTCGCCATCCGCCTCATTTCATCCAACGGGAGCACCAGCCACTACTGGCCTTGGCATCACAATTATGGAGGCAACGGCACCTCTATTATATTTGACACGTCCGCCTCCGACGCTTACGGCTCTCTTAAGAAGCTCACCGTCGAGGTGGCGACCATGGAAGGGGACGAAGAACTCTGGGGCTGCACAAACTGGGTGGCCCTCTAGCCTCGATCTTTGCCGAGCCCGACCCGAAGTTAGTGGACGGTGAAGCTGGCTGGCCGGGACTGGCTGATCTCGTGCCCCGCGGCTGGACATGTCGCCCGGGACACTCTGGGCCGGCGGCGGGTGCTGGGTGAGGACCACCCCAACACCCTGGCCACCGGGGGACTGCTCGACAGCCTCACACGGCCGAGCGGTGGCCGACACTCCTAAGACGGAGGAGTCCCCCAGGCGTCCCCCGAGATATGCGTTGGCCATCGAACTGCCTGGTCAGACCGGCTAGAACCGGCCCGCTGTAAATCTGCCGGCTCAGCCTTCCCAGGTTCGAATCCTGGCGCCGCCACACGGGAGCAAAGGGCCCGTGACCTGTCCTCTACGCAGGTCACGGGCCCTTTGTCATGCGCTGCCGCGAGCCACCGGCTGTCTCGCTACGTCTCGCGTTCGAACGCTCCGTCTCGATGTGTGGACGGGGCGTGAACGGGATTTTCAGCCCGTCACCCGCGCTGTCCCAACCGAGCGGAGATCTTGGCGTTCGCGGCCTCGTCTCCGTCGCTGAGGAACTTGGCGTACACCCGGAAGAGGACGCCGACGCTGTGGCCGGCGCGCTTGGCCACGGCCTGAGGTTCCACGCCTGAACTGAGCCACCTGGAGACTGCCGCGTGACGCTGGCCATACGGACGCTTGGCCAGCGGGGACGCCTGCGGCGCGGGTGCCAGGGCCCGAGATCGGGCTTCGGCCCAGACTTCGCCATAACCGGTGTCTTGGATCAGCCCACCGCGCCGAGTCTGAAACAGTCGGCCGTCAGAGGCCGTGCCGTACGCGGTGACGTGCCACCGCAGCAGGGCGACCGGCTCGGGCGGGATCGGGACCTGCCGGGCTGGCTCACTCGAACGATGCTTGAGCCCCGCTTGTCGTGTGCTTCGCCGCTGTCCGTCCGCGCTGAGCCCGACCGGGGCCGCGTCTGTCTGAGCCGCAGCATGCCCATCCGCGGCGTGGTAGGTCGCGGTCCTGGAGGCGTAGCCCGATGACTTCCGCCGGGAGTGCCGCGGCGTAGTACATGCAGCCGAAGAACCCCATCAGACGGCGACCACGCGGGCTCTGGTCCCGTACAGCGGCCAGGAGCTTTGCGGCCTGCTCGGGATCCGGCACGCAGGCCGGGTCCACTTCCTCTTCCACCTGCTCCGGTGCTTTCCACTTGACACGCGTGAAGGGCTTCTCGGTGCGGAGTTCGTCCTCCAACGCGTACTCCAGGGAGTCGTGGAAGATCGCTCGCTTCCGTCGGATCGTTGATGCCGCTGCTGGCTTACCGTTCAGTTTCTTGGAGAGCGCGGTAAGAGTGGTTCGTACGAGCAGGCGGTCGGAGACAGTTGGCCATTTTGCTCAGAGACAGTTGGCCACTGCGGCCGCGACGTCGCGTCTGTTGGTGCCAGGTTCACCCCAGCCCGGGCAGGATGCCCAGCTCGACGATCCGCAAGAGTCGTGCGCTCTACTTGGCGGAAGGTCGTTCCTCGTTGCCGG harbors:
- a CDS encoding GntR family transcriptional regulator, producing MDQSPEAPKQMPTAKEIAAEYREKITGPDREYAPGDQLPAARKLAKELGVQLMTVQSAFGQLRDEGLVLTQQGRGTFVRDPSVPLGTEPGSSPAFTALAAELSTIHDALHSLGERLDRLERLVGNETPPSP
- a CDS encoding helix-turn-helix domain-containing protein codes for the protein MRGLGDHLSIGERIAFYRKRRGYTQEVLAGLVGRSTDWLAKIETGRRKPPRIDMLAELSRILRVPLGDLLGQTVLVEDEKQQDDVPAVRDALMSPRRLSRLLFGPEAETQLPTPAPVAVRVEHAWNDYQAGRLGSVIAALPALLQTAQELEERAARRGDDRSDCWAVSARTHHLAATTLAKIGESDISWLAAERAMRAADESDDPLVLASAARSGTHALLANGRYDDALEVGNTAAAWLSSQVGDNDPAALSLLGMIHLRAAVAAARHQDRPTATGLLDRAEELADDLGSDENYWQTGFGPTNVLLHRLSVELDLDNVSYVVEHGRINVDHMPQERSVSHRIDFARALSLAGQGDEAFAELRTAERTSPQLVRNNPRVRETLRDLIKQSPVTGASRSSDVFVMAQRCRAVQ
- a CDS encoding DUF6284 family protein, coding for MQHIVTVQEAVTAFADWIEPTDAELDAIEREMPVITADIDLLDAQIITLDRTPTELDARRIRRAHRRVLTARRELANRATTTAGGAA
- a CDS encoding flavoprotein — its product is MEVLRTGLVEPAMDRGWQVAVTLTPTAGQWLRLSGEVERLEKLTGLPVRDEPRLPGDVRPHPPVDCYVVAPASANMVAKLATGLMDNQALTQVGEAIGTLDLPVVVFPRVNAAHARHPAWQRHIETLRAGGVHIVYGPDVWPLYEPREAPAGRELPWEAVLDAVDEVTR
- a CDS encoding RRQRL motif-containing zinc-binding protein, which produces MAALPVFRWRLAPDGYATRRQLRARGLRPGGQQVAAQLERPRRRRGPLVAYLYRVDLAQPVRPMTAAKWAALAKANAARRTCPACRRDAGYVIPASLGSCAPCAFPDDQRAA
- a CDS encoding ATP-binding protein yields the protein MSENVVHLHKNTEPSAEPATVTTLTVVPDPAPTASVPLWVRSGRAVKTVVTHETTKTTARAVARHTLYVAGGAKIAAKRTWDGRTASRYERMFRAAEAAGNYEVAAEWEERGQHFREARHRRRMDLLHSPIDAAKGVAVSTGMGIASLVALGVVMAIATKDVTDVVTPLMATVDFINLLITIVQVVWGPALMIGPFLALLALWAIGRHQQAAPAWALPDNVRNSEGEPITPSIVVKALRDLGVPALRNAIKEMGDAGASMLGPIRIAGCGVEVDVTLPSGVSTIEVQNRRRKLAENLTRHEHEVFITIPQAARTVRLWVADSGALDEPIGPSPLTTDDTLTADYAKGRAPWGEDLRGDAAALSLYQRHLLITGLSNQGKTAALRALALWLALDRSVQFLMGDLKGAGDWRMFDGLATTLIEGPTDEHVMQVTEMAEGAVDEMNRRLQAPPGTVFPPLIVLVDEAQVAFMCPAKDEDKRPYGGSKANSRYFMAVRKIHNQGRAVNVLMWQGTQDPTNENLPKLVREGAHTRASLALGTESQARMALGDKAVDGGAAPNLLRPGLDKGTVVVASDGIDIPAGQASITVRTHYIDTEEAYAIADRAKALRDGVTTLHVIERGEERDPLADIAAALGDKPRLLTGDVLKRLAALNEDAYGGWTNGDLKRVMEAEGEEPKKSHGRMVVHKDHVLRAIVNRDAHGSASAGE
- a CDS encoding protein spdB, with translation MRAKTVFPAVAMTAVSMVLTLAVVVMWLGTAMPWPVALVVGLGIDGGWLATLAYERRLAAQGDHNRAVTGVGWSFGLIAAGVLVAHALTAEESTGAWLAVAWLPIAAKALWLVHGLWERTALTPNALGAIRGIQQEARDEAAVARARLRAEAVTEETRLTAVTQAGARVARVQAKTAQTLSRAWSTLETVREGEDTGRALTSVTNRVTPDVAPRWQLPVWGPIEPVFTLDAAPALTDAALDALVDEIRHSETPALSYREMATRFRAAGHSASEVRLRAAWKRVA